A stretch of the Oceanicola sp. D3 genome encodes the following:
- a CDS encoding tripartite tricarboxylate transporter permease: protein MVSFDVLAQAAALAFTWEVLLVVLCAGAFGMFVGAMPGLTATMATALLVPVTFFMEPIPAVAAIVTASGMAIFAGDIPGALLRMPGTPASAAYVEDSHRLALEGKLNLSLGTSLIVSCLGGLFGVAVLILAAPLLAEFALKFTSFEYFWLAALGLSCAIFIASDNPLKAGVSLLIGLSLATIGLDPASGTPRFTFGSTDLLAGIEFVPAMIGLFAMAEILRGAIRLKGASPLPQVPSTGGRLFAGVGGIIKRYPLNILRSSTLGTFIGALPGAGADIAAWISYAVSKRFSRSPERYGKGHPEALVDASAANNAAVGGSWIPALVFGIPGDSVTAIVIGVLYMKGINPGPMVFLQTPQVIYAVFMIFVIAVILMVPLGWVTIKAARGLLSVPRRILLPLILTFCIVGSFALTNSPYGIILMLAIGLLGWVLEDNGFPVAPIILGLVLGGMLERTFLTSMIKSGGAFMGFFDRPVAAVLGCMVLLLWSGVLASSAWKAWARRKARAEAAQ, encoded by the coding sequence ATGGTGTCCTTCGACGTTCTCGCCCAAGCCGCCGCGCTGGCCTTCACATGGGAGGTCTTGCTGGTGGTGCTCTGCGCCGGGGCCTTTGGCATGTTCGTGGGCGCCATGCCCGGGCTCACCGCCACCATGGCCACCGCGCTGCTGGTGCCGGTCACCTTCTTCATGGAGCCGATCCCGGCGGTGGCGGCGATCGTCACCGCAAGCGGCATGGCGATTTTCGCAGGAGACATCCCCGGCGCCCTGCTGCGCATGCCCGGCACGCCTGCCTCTGCCGCCTATGTGGAAGACAGCCACCGCCTCGCTCTGGAGGGCAAGCTGAACCTCTCGCTCGGCACCAGCCTCATCGTGTCCTGCCTCGGCGGGCTGTTCGGGGTGGCGGTGCTGATCCTCGCCGCGCCGCTGCTGGCCGAATTCGCCCTCAAGTTCACCTCCTTCGAGTATTTCTGGCTCGCCGCGCTCGGCCTGTCCTGCGCCATCTTCATTGCCTCCGACAACCCGCTGAAGGCCGGCGTGTCGCTGCTGATCGGCCTGTCCCTCGCCACCATCGGGCTGGACCCGGCCTCGGGCACCCCGCGCTTCACCTTCGGCAGCACCGACCTGCTGGCCGGGATCGAGTTTGTGCCCGCCATGATCGGCCTCTTCGCCATGGCCGAAATCCTGCGCGGCGCGATCCGGCTGAAGGGCGCAAGCCCCCTGCCCCAAGTGCCCTCCACCGGCGGACGGCTCTTCGCCGGGGTCGGAGGCATCATCAAGCGCTACCCGCTGAACATCCTGCGCAGCTCAACGCTGGGCACCTTCATCGGCGCCCTGCCGGGGGCTGGCGCGGATATCGCGGCATGGATCTCCTATGCCGTCTCCAAACGCTTCTCGCGCAGCCCGGAGCGCTACGGCAAGGGCCACCCCGAAGCGCTGGTCGATGCCTCGGCAGCCAACAACGCCGCCGTGGGCGGCTCGTGGATTCCCGCGCTGGTCTTCGGCATCCCGGGCGATAGCGTCACCGCCATCGTCATCGGCGTGCTCTACATGAAGGGCATCAACCCCGGGCCGATGGTTTTTCTGCAAACACCGCAGGTGATCTACGCGGTGTTCATGATCTTCGTGATCGCGGTGATCCTGATGGTCCCGCTCGGCTGGGTCACCATCAAGGCGGCGCGCGGGTTGCTTTCGGTGCCCCGCCGCATCCTCCTGCCGCTGATCCTCACCTTCTGCATCGTCGGCTCCTTCGCCCTCACCAACTCCCCCTATGGCATCATCCTGATGCTGGCCATCGGGCTGCTCGGCTGGGTGCTGGAAGACAACGGCTTTCCCGTCGCGCCAATCATCCTCGGCCTCGTGCTGGGGGGCATGCTGGAGCGCACCTTCCTGACCTCGATGATCAAGTCCGGTGGCGCGTTCATGGGCTTCTTCGACCGTCCGGTGGCCGCCGTGCTGGGCTGCATGGTGCTGCTGCTCTGGTCCGGCGTGCTGGCCTCATCGGCCTGGAAGGCCTGGGCACGGCGCAAGGCGCGGGCGGAAGCGGCGCAATAA
- a CDS encoding TRAP transporter permease — protein sequence MSNAQDTHTQSEADAASALEQELARANVDADPVALNQRLFVGPRNMLIACLCVGYAVFHLLVMNVYPLETWAYRLSHVGGGLLLGFLLFGSTPFIHDPNEPEKGGPLSLAMLGLAGAGILYGAVGVVAIWINGQVLGEMLPPQWAMSSFGIPLCLGTVLAIVHGWVFPHRRRALFAPGDVLLAVSAVAFTAYLIFFARQLQLRAGMPMALPGDMWSAITGCLLIIELTRRLAGLALVIIAGVFVAYAFAGPWLPGIFEHRGYDVKRFFSYIFTDNGVLGAPIAISSTYIILFVIFAAFLQTTRVGEYFVNLAFAAAGHRRGGPAKVAIFASGLMGMINGTSAGNVVATGSLTIPMMKKVGYRPQTSAAVEAAASTGGQIMPPIMGAGAFIMAEITGISYMEIVYAAIIPAVIYFVSVYFMVDLAAKKANMKGLPRDELPKFAKLAKQIYLFLPIVVLIYALFAGYSVIRCGTLAMVTAAVVSWLTPHRMGPRQLFQALDNGARMVLQLVAVCATAGIIVGVIALTGIGSRFSTVLLALADQSQFLALFFAMVVSIILGMGMPTTAAYAVAASVIAPGVINLGVAPLTAHLFIFYFAVMSAITPPVALAAYAGSALAGSDPIRTSVESFKIGLAAFVVPYMFFYSPAMLLDGSWFEIAHIAVTALVGVYLLSCAVQGWFFGHANLAVRLALGAGGLTMIAGGWLTDAIGVGIAVLLVLFQKARGTTAEAAGGAD from the coding sequence ATGAGCAACGCGCAGGATACGCATACCCAATCCGAGGCCGACGCCGCCTCGGCGCTTGAGCAGGAACTGGCCCGGGCCAACGTGGATGCCGATCCCGTTGCGCTGAACCAGAGGCTGTTTGTCGGGCCCCGCAACATGCTGATTGCGTGCCTTTGTGTTGGCTACGCGGTGTTTCACCTACTGGTGATGAACGTTTACCCGCTGGAAACCTGGGCCTACCGGCTGAGCCATGTGGGCGGCGGTTTGCTTCTTGGGTTTCTTCTGTTCGGCTCGACGCCGTTCATTCATGACCCGAACGAACCCGAAAAGGGTGGCCCGCTGTCTCTGGCGATGCTGGGCCTTGCCGGGGCGGGGATTCTCTATGGCGCGGTTGGCGTTGTGGCGATCTGGATCAATGGGCAGGTTCTGGGAGAGATGCTGCCGCCGCAATGGGCGATGTCGAGCTTCGGGATTCCGCTTTGCCTTGGCACGGTGCTGGCCATCGTTCATGGCTGGGTATTCCCGCACCGCCGCCGTGCCTTGTTTGCGCCGGGGGATGTGCTGCTTGCCGTCTCTGCCGTTGCTTTCACGGCCTATCTGATTTTCTTCGCCCGGCAGCTCCAGCTGCGCGCCGGGATGCCCATGGCGCTGCCGGGGGACATGTGGTCTGCCATCACCGGCTGCTTGCTGATCATCGAATTGACCCGCCGCCTTGCCGGGCTGGCGCTTGTCATCATTGCCGGGGTTTTCGTGGCCTATGCCTTTGCCGGGCCGTGGCTGCCGGGGATCTTCGAGCATCGCGGCTATGACGTGAAGCGGTTCTTCTCTTACATCTTCACCGACAACGGGGTGCTGGGCGCGCCGATTGCGATTTCATCGACCTATATCATCCTCTTCGTGATCTTTGCGGCCTTCCTGCAAACCACGCGGGTGGGCGAATACTTCGTCAACCTCGCCTTCGCGGCCGCCGGGCACCGGCGCGGCGGGCCGGCCAAGGTGGCGATCTTTGCCTCGGGCCTGATGGGCATGATCAACGGCACCTCGGCGGGCAACGTGGTGGCCACCGGCTCGCTGACCATTCCGATGATGAAGAAGGTGGGCTATCGCCCGCAAACTTCTGCCGCGGTTGAGGCCGCTGCCTCCACCGGCGGGCAGATCATGCCGCCGATCATGGGCGCGGGCGCCTTCATCATGGCCGAGATCACCGGCATCTCCTACATGGAGATCGTCTATGCCGCGATCATCCCCGCGGTGATCTACTTCGTCTCGGTCTACTTCATGGTCGACCTTGCCGCGAAGAAGGCAAACATGAAGGGCCTGCCGCGCGACGAGCTGCCCAAGTTTGCGAAGCTGGCCAAGCAGATTTATCTGTTCCTGCCGATCGTGGTGCTGATCTACGCGCTGTTTGCGGGCTACTCCGTGATCCGCTGTGGCACGCTGGCGATGGTGACGGCTGCCGTGGTGTCTTGGCTGACGCCGCACCGCATGGGGCCGCGACAGCTGTTTCAGGCGCTCGACAACGGTGCGCGGATGGTGCTGCAACTGGTGGCGGTCTGCGCCACGGCGGGCATCATTGTGGGCGTCATCGCGCTGACCGGCATTGGCTCGCGCTTTTCGACGGTGCTTCTGGCGCTGGCGGACCAAAGCCAGTTTCTCGCGCTGTTCTTTGCGATGGTGGTGTCGATCATTCTTGGCATGGGGATGCCGACGACGGCGGCCTATGCCGTTGCCGCGTCGGTCATCGCGCCCGGGGTTATCAACCTGGGCGTCGCGCCGCTGACCGCGCATCTGTTCATCTTCTACTTCGCGGTGATGTCGGCCATCACCCCGCCGGTGGCACTGGCCGCCTATGCGGGCTCGGCGCTGGCCGGGTCGGACCCGATCCGCACCTCGGTGGAGAGCTTCAAGATCGGGCTTGCCGCCTTTGTGGTGCCCTACATGTTCTTCTACTCGCCCGCGATGTTGCTGGACGGAAGCTGGTTTGAGATCGCCCATATCGCCGTGACGGCCTTGGTTGGCGTCTACTTGCTGTCTTGCGCTGTGCAGGGGTGGTTCTTTGGCCACGCGAACTTGGCCGTGCGTCTGGCTTTGGGCGCAGGCGGGCTGACGATGATTGCCGGTGGTTGGCTGACGGACGCAATCGGCGTGGGCATCGCGGTGCTGCTGGTTCTCTTCCAGAAGGCACGCGGGACGACCGCCGAGGCGGCTGGCGGGGCTGACTGA
- a CDS encoding TAXI family TRAP transporter solute-binding subunit, which yields MKFTTIIAAAACAVALPAAAQDKSDWPSSLTIGTGSQGGTYFGYGSGFGAMISEELGVNAGVEITGGPVQNVTLVESGEHQLGFVTLGPADEARRGESPLMPGVPHENVRALFPMYQTPLQAAVLASSDIESFQDMAGKRVGVGPAGGTSATYWTRFFENAEGYEGVNISNAGGSDTAGQLKDGLIDAFVYAAGLPTGAYAQLAVENDVRFISMDDETLATMKEIVPAMAEFTIPANTYEDQPEDLQTVSLWNFAIAHQDMPEELAYAITALAMENHERMMTNHAAAKETLPENVAKNTVIPFHPGAARWFEENGYEVPSVD from the coding sequence ATGAAATTTACCACAATTATTGCTGCCGCAGCATGCGCAGTGGCCTTGCCGGCCGCCGCTCAGGACAAGTCTGACTGGCCCAGCAGCCTGACCATCGGCACCGGCAGCCAGGGTGGCACCTACTTTGGCTACGGCAGCGGCTTTGGCGCGATGATCAGCGAAGAGCTGGGCGTTAACGCTGGCGTCGAGATCACCGGCGGCCCGGTGCAGAACGTGACCCTCGTGGAAAGCGGCGAGCACCAGCTTGGTTTTGTCACGCTTGGCCCCGCAGACGAGGCCCGCCGCGGTGAAAGCCCGCTGATGCCGGGTGTGCCGCATGAGAATGTGCGCGCGCTGTTCCCGATGTATCAGACCCCGCTTCAGGCGGCTGTTCTGGCATCGTCCGACATCGAAAGCTTTCAGGACATGGCCGGCAAGCGCGTTGGCGTTGGCCCGGCTGGCGGCACCTCGGCAACCTACTGGACCCGCTTCTTTGAGAACGCCGAAGGCTATGAGGGTGTGAACATCTCCAACGCTGGCGGTTCGGATACGGCCGGGCAGCTCAAGGACGGGCTGATTGACGCCTTCGTTTATGCTGCGGGCCTGCCCACCGGCGCCTATGCCCAGCTCGCCGTGGAAAACGACGTGCGGTTCATCTCGATGGATGACGAGACCCTGGCGACGATGAAGGAAATCGTTCCGGCCATGGCCGAGTTCACCATCCCGGCCAACACCTACGAGGACCAGCCTGAAGATCTGCAGACCGTTTCGCTGTGGAACTTTGCCATCGCGCATCAGGACATGCCCGAAGAGCTGGCCTATGCGATCACCGCCCTCGCCATGGAAAACCACGAGCGGATGATGACGAACCACGCGGCTGCCAAGGAAACGCTGCCGGAGAACGTTGCCAAAAACACCGTGATCCCGTTCCACCCGGGTGCTGCCCGCTGGTTCGAAGAGAACGGCTATGAGGTGCCCTCGGTCGACTAA
- a CDS encoding LysR family transcriptional regulator — MNITQLKCFLAAAEVLHFGRAAQSLDILPATLGRHVKQLEDHLGVALFQRTTRAVALTEAGTRVLEDARALIAQAETLEEKARAVRSAEPHVLRVGAIDSAAAGLIPQILQPLHEARPGLEIQIIEQKTIYLLPKLLSGSLDIAFCRPPDVRDPKLVFRTLFYETAVVALPKSHPLADRESIEIADLAEEPLIVPDRRSRPHSHDLTMSLFLGAGLTARVAQIAEEKQTIVNLVAAGTGLAIVPRWTARLRVEGVRFLPLAKTDATSQAKLILAAAWARGTRDPLRDDFLHVLNLQLEALEASA; from the coding sequence GTGAACATCACGCAACTGAAGTGTTTTCTGGCGGCGGCAGAGGTGCTGCACTTTGGGCGTGCCGCGCAGTCGCTGGATATTCTTCCGGCGACGCTTGGGCGGCATGTGAAGCAGCTGGAGGATCATCTGGGTGTGGCCCTCTTTCAGCGGACCACGCGGGCGGTGGCGCTGACCGAGGCGGGCACCCGCGTGCTGGAAGATGCGCGCGCGTTGATTGCGCAGGCAGAGACGCTGGAGGAAAAGGCCCGCGCCGTGCGCAGCGCCGAGCCGCATGTGCTGCGGGTGGGGGCCATCGACAGTGCCGCCGCCGGGCTGATTCCGCAAATCTTGCAACCGCTGCACGAGGCACGGCCAGGGCTCGAAATTCAGATCATCGAGCAGAAAACCATCTACCTTTTGCCGAAACTCCTGAGCGGTAGCCTCGACATCGCCTTCTGCCGGCCACCGGATGTGCGCGACCCGAAGCTGGTGTTTCGTACGCTATTCTATGAAACCGCCGTTGTGGCCCTGCCGAAGTCGCATCCGCTGGCGGACCGCGAATCGATCGAGATTGCCGATCTTGCCGAAGAGCCGCTGATCGTTCCGGACCGGCGGTCGAGGCCGCATTCGCATGATTTGACCATGTCGCTATTCCTCGGCGCCGGGCTGACGGCGCGTGTGGCGCAGATCGCGGAGGAAAAGCAGACCATTGTGAACCTCGTGGCCGCAGGCACCGGGCTGGCGATTGTGCCGCGTTGGACCGCGCGGCTGAGGGTTGAGGGCGTGCGCTTTTTGCCGCTGGCCAAGACGGATGCGACCTCGCAGGCGAAACTCATCCTCGCCGCCGCATGGGCAAGGGGCACCCGCGACCCGCTGAGGGATGATTTCTTGCATGTTTTGAACCTTCAGCTGGAGGCGCTGGAGGCCTCGGCCTGA
- a CDS encoding tartrate dehydrogenase — protein sequence MKTYRIASIPADGIGPEVIAAGLQALEALARRDGGFTLDVTEFDWSSERYKKTGALMPEDGRDQVKDFDAIFFGAVGAPDVPDHLTLWGLRLPLCQGFDQYANVRPTKILPGITSPLAGVGPGDLDWVIVRENSEGEYSGVGGRAHKGFPEEVATEVSIFTRTGVERIMRYAFKLAQSRPRKFLTVVTKSNAQRHGMVMWDEIAEEVSKDFPDVTWDKMLVDAMTVRMVKDPKSLDTIVATNLHADILSDLAGALAGSLGVAPTGNIDPERRYPSMFEPIHGSAFDITGKGIANPVATFWTASQMLEHLGEADAAKRLMRAVEKVCADGVLTPDVGGKATTQEVTDAVCEAIRGENI from the coding sequence GTGAAAACCTACAGGATCGCCTCTATCCCGGCAGACGGGATCGGCCCCGAAGTGATCGCAGCAGGCCTGCAGGCGCTCGAGGCGCTCGCCCGGCGCGATGGCGGCTTTACCCTCGACGTCACCGAATTTGACTGGAGCTCCGAGCGCTACAAGAAAACCGGCGCACTGATGCCCGAGGATGGCCGCGATCAGGTCAAGGACTTCGACGCCATCTTCTTCGGCGCGGTCGGCGCACCGGATGTGCCCGATCACCTCACGCTCTGGGGCCTGCGCCTGCCGCTGTGCCAGGGCTTTGACCAATATGCGAACGTCCGTCCTACCAAGATCCTGCCGGGAATAACCTCCCCGCTCGCAGGTGTCGGCCCCGGTGACCTGGACTGGGTTATTGTGCGTGAGAACAGTGAGGGCGAGTATTCAGGCGTCGGCGGCCGTGCACATAAGGGCTTCCCCGAAGAGGTGGCCACCGAAGTTTCCATCTTCACCCGCACCGGGGTTGAGCGGATCATGCGCTATGCCTTCAAGCTCGCGCAGTCCCGCCCCCGGAAGTTCCTCACCGTCGTCACCAAGTCCAACGCCCAGCGGCACGGCATGGTGATGTGGGACGAGATCGCCGAGGAAGTCTCCAAGGACTTCCCCGATGTGACATGGGACAAGATGCTGGTTGATGCCATGACAGTGCGCATGGTCAAGGATCCCAAGAGCCTCGACACCATCGTCGCCACCAACCTGCACGCCGATATCCTCTCGGATCTCGCCGGTGCGCTGGCGGGCAGCCTTGGCGTTGCCCCCACTGGCAACATCGACCCAGAGCGCCGCTACCCTTCGATGTTCGAGCCCATCCACGGCTCCGCTTTCGACATCACCGGCAAGGGCATCGCCAACCCGGTGGCCACCTTCTGGACCGCCTCCCAGATGCTTGAGCACCTCGGCGAAGCTGATGCCGCAAAGCGGTTGATGCGGGCGGTGGAAAAGGTGTGCGCCGATGGCGTCCTGACGCCCGATGTCGGCGGCAAGGCCACCACGCAAGAGGTGACCGACGCGGTCTGCGAAGCGATCCGCGGCGAAAACATCTGA
- a CDS encoding glycerate kinase, protein MTDDNARGLLQKMLEAAIGAADPARVLAPHLPQKPDGRCIVVGGGKSAASMARAVELAWPDVDLSGIVVTRYGHAVPTDRTTVREAAHPVPDAAAQAATLEVMEAAASAGPDDLVLALLSGGGSALLTLPRPPLTLDDLITVNRLLLSSGLSISEMNKVRRRLSQVKGGGLARAAGQARLVTLAISDVPGDDPEAIASGPTVPDPTAQEDLSYLVEKLGAALPEAAAEMLRTPSPNAANFQPDYRLIATPQASLDAAAEVARAAGVTPILLGDALEGESRELGTVMAGMAKAVARHGTPAAAPAVLISGGETTVTVGDRTPGRGGRNTEFLLSLALALDGHAGITAVAADTDGIDGTESAAGAIVDASFPKEAARLGINTRRMLEFHDSFTAFEQLGCLVTTGPTLTNVNDFRAIMVQG, encoded by the coding sequence ATGACGGATGACAACGCGCGCGGCCTTCTGCAGAAAATGCTGGAGGCCGCGATCGGCGCGGCAGACCCTGCACGGGTGCTCGCGCCCCACCTCCCCCAAAAACCAGACGGGCGCTGCATCGTGGTTGGCGGTGGCAAGTCTGCCGCCTCGATGGCACGGGCGGTCGAGCTGGCTTGGCCCGATGTCGACCTCTCCGGCATCGTCGTTACCCGCTACGGTCACGCCGTACCGACAGACAGGACCACCGTGCGCGAAGCCGCGCACCCGGTTCCCGACGCAGCAGCGCAGGCGGCAACGCTTGAGGTGATGGAAGCCGCCGCCAGCGCCGGGCCCGATGATCTGGTGCTCGCGCTGCTCTCCGGCGGCGGCTCTGCGCTGCTCACCCTGCCAAGACCGCCGCTGACGCTGGATGACCTCATCACCGTAAACCGGCTGCTTCTGTCATCCGGCCTGTCGATCTCCGAGATGAACAAAGTGCGCCGTCGCCTTTCGCAGGTAAAGGGCGGTGGCCTTGCGCGCGCCGCCGGGCAGGCGCGGCTTGTCACCCTCGCAATCTCCGATGTGCCGGGCGATGACCCCGAGGCAATCGCTTCCGGGCCAACCGTGCCAGACCCGACAGCGCAGGAAGATCTTTCCTATCTGGTCGAAAAGCTCGGCGCCGCCCTCCCGGAAGCCGCCGCCGAGATGCTGCGCACCCCCTCCCCCAACGCGGCGAATTTTCAGCCCGACTACCGCCTCATCGCCACCCCGCAGGCCTCCCTCGACGCCGCGGCAGAGGTGGCGCGGGCGGCGGGGGTAACACCCATCCTTCTCGGCGATGCGCTGGAAGGGGAGTCGCGCGAGCTTGGCACCGTGATGGCGGGCATGGCCAAGGCCGTCGCCCGCCACGGCACGCCAGCCGCCGCACCCGCCGTGCTGATCTCCGGCGGCGAAACCACCGTAACCGTGGGTGACAGAACGCCGGGCCGGGGTGGGCGCAATACAGAGTTCCTGCTGTCCCTCGCCCTCGCGCTCGATGGCCATGCCGGCATCACCGCAGTCGCAGCCGATACCGATGGCATCGACGGAACCGAGAGCGCCGCAGGTGCCATTGTCGATGCGAGCTTCCCGAAGGAGGCAGCCCGTCTCGGAATCAACACGCGCCGGATGCTGGAGTTTCACGACAGCTTCACCGCCTTCGAGCAACTCGGCTGTCTGGTGACAACAGGGCCAACCCTGACCAATGTAAATGATTTCCGGGCGATCATGGTCCAGGGCTGA
- a CDS encoding TIM barrel protein produces the protein MTAPFQLAACAEMLWQDQPIAWRAAKLHEMGFGVGLWNWPEWDLDALEKTGANFTIMNGYLEGRLADDEGAEMLLKSARETAQVGKRLGVDRLNLHGTGLGDGGIPIWQHDVTPGAMWLKARDTLNRICDLAEEEGVVFTLENLNLLDHPGCPFGSTEDVLALVSSVDRPQLRINLDLYHTQIGEGDLVRWCEKCLPWVGEVQVADNPGRCEPGTGEINYAGVAQALSKMGYSGPVGMEAFAQGDEVAALEAFRAAFTL, from the coding sequence ATGACTGCACCCTTTCAACTCGCCGCCTGCGCCGAAATGCTCTGGCAGGACCAGCCGATTGCATGGCGCGCGGCGAAGCTGCACGAGATGGGCTTTGGCGTTGGTCTCTGGAACTGGCCGGAGTGGGACTTGGACGCGCTGGAAAAGACCGGCGCGAACTTCACCATCATGAACGGCTACCTTGAAGGCCGCCTGGCCGATGACGAGGGCGCCGAGATGCTGCTGAAGTCGGCGCGGGAGACGGCGCAGGTTGGCAAGCGGCTTGGCGTGGACCGGCTGAACCTGCACGGCACCGGCCTTGGCGATGGTGGCATTCCGATCTGGCAGCATGATGTAACGCCGGGTGCGATGTGGCTGAAGGCGCGCGACACGCTCAACCGCATCTGCGATCTGGCTGAGGAAGAAGGCGTTGTTTTCACGCTGGAAAACCTCAACCTGCTCGATCACCCCGGCTGCCCCTTCGGCTCGACCGAAGATGTGCTGGCCCTCGTATCGTCAGTTGACCGGCCACAGCTGCGTATCAACCTCGATCTCTACCACACGCAGATTGGCGAAGGGGATCTGGTCCGCTGGTGCGAGAAGTGTCTGCCGTGGGTTGGCGAGGTGCAGGTGGCCGACAACCCGGGCCGGTGCGAGCCGGGCACGGGCGAGATCAACTACGCCGGTGTGGCGCAGGCGCTTTCCAAGATGGGCTATTCCGGCCCGGTTGGCATGGAAGCCTTCGCGCAGGGCGACGAGGTTGCCGCGTTGGAGGCTTTCCGGGCGGCGTTTACGCTCTAG
- the iolB gene encoding 5-deoxy-glucuronate isomerase, whose product MADLLRKPFGTRGKVHQITPESAGWRYVGFSLYRLKAGDKAAEVTGDREVILVMVEGKAKITGAGQDWGVLGERMDVFEKTPPHCLYLPNGSEWEAVAETDCVLAVCSAPGLGGHEARRIGPDGITLATRGKGTNTRHINNIAMENEDYCDSLLVTEVFTPAGHWSSYPSHRHDEDDYPRITYLEETYYHRLNPADGFGIQRVYTDDGQLDETMAVSDGDVVLVPRGHHPCGAPYGFEMYYLNVMAGPLRKWRFVPAPPVQWIMERDA is encoded by the coding sequence ATGGCTGACCTTCTGAGAAAACCCTTTGGCACACGCGGCAAGGTGCACCAGATCACCCCGGAAAGCGCCGGTTGGCGCTATGTCGGCTTTTCGCTCTATCGGCTGAAGGCGGGCGACAAGGCCGCCGAGGTGACAGGCGACCGCGAGGTGATCCTCGTTATGGTCGAGGGCAAGGCCAAGATCACGGGTGCCGGGCAGGATTGGGGCGTGCTGGGCGAGCGGATGGACGTGTTCGAGAAGACCCCGCCCCACTGCCTCTACCTGCCCAATGGCTCCGAATGGGAGGCCGTGGCCGAAACCGATTGCGTGCTGGCTGTTTGCTCGGCCCCCGGTCTCGGCGGGCATGAGGCGCGGCGTATTGGCCCCGATGGGATCACCCTCGCCACGCGCGGCAAGGGCACAAACACCCGCCACATCAACAACATCGCGATGGAGAACGAGGACTATTGCGACTCGCTTCTCGTGACCGAGGTCTTCACCCCGGCGGGCCACTGGTCTTCCTACCCCAGCCACCGCCATGATGAAGACGACTACCCGCGCATCACCTATCTCGAAGAGACCTACTACCACCGCCTGAACCCCGCCGATGGCTTTGGTATCCAGCGGGTCTACACCGATGACGGGCAGTTGGATGAAACCATGGCCGTCAGCGACGGCGACGTGGTGCTGGTGCCCCGTGGCCACCACCCCTGCGGTGCGCCCTACGGATTTGAAATGTACTACCTCAACGTAATGGCCGGCCCCCTGCGCAAGTGGCGTTTTGTTCCTGCGCCGCCGGTTCAATGGATCATGGAGCGGGACGCCTGA
- the iolE gene encoding myo-inosose-2 dehydratase: MAVKIGISLIAWQNDDLPELTKDYTTEGAMEDAAKIGYSGVERGRRMPADTEGLREYLERYGVSLCGGWCSGNLLVTTVEEEQAAIRQQVQQFAALKAPCIVYAECSNTIQGMINTPVSQRPKLSREEVMAYGAKLSEVAKWARGEGVDLSYHHHMGAMVQDAEDIDWLMEGSSDDLTLLYDTGHLHFAGADPLAVLDKWGHRVHHVHFKDVRQPVLDWVNGEDKSFLDGVAAGVYSVPGDPEGCIDFQAITDKLKAMDYDGWIVVEAEQDPAKAPPFEYSKIGFDHITEICGRSGLAIEK; encoded by the coding sequence ATGGCTGTGAAGATCGGCATTTCCCTGATCGCCTGGCAGAACGACGACCTGCCGGAGCTGACCAAGGATTACACCACCGAAGGCGCGATGGAGGATGCCGCGAAGATCGGCTACTCGGGCGTTGAACGCGGCCGCCGGATGCCGGCCGATACCGAGGGCCTGCGCGAATATCTGGAGCGCTATGGTGTGTCGCTGTGCGGTGGCTGGTGCTCTGGCAACCTGCTGGTGACGACGGTTGAAGAAGAGCAGGCCGCGATCCGCCAACAGGTGCAGCAGTTCGCCGCCCTGAAGGCCCCCTGCATCGTGTACGCGGAGTGCTCCAACACCATTCAGGGCATGATCAACACCCCCGTCAGCCAGCGCCCCAAGCTGAGCCGCGAGGAGGTGATGGCCTATGGCGCGAAGCTCTCGGAAGTGGCGAAATGGGCGCGCGGCGAGGGTGTGGACCTGAGCTATCACCACCACATGGGTGCGATGGTGCAGGACGCCGAAGACATTGACTGGCTGATGGAAGGCTCGAGTGACGACCTGACGCTGCTCTATGACACCGGGCACCTGCACTTTGCGGGCGCCGACCCGCTGGCCGTTTTGGACAAGTGGGGCCACCGCGTGCATCACGTTCACTTCAAGGATGTGCGCCAGCCGGTGCTTGATTGGGTCAACGGCGAAGACAAGAGCTTTCTTGATGGGGTCGCCGCCGGGGTTTACTCGGTGCCCGGCGATCCGGAAGGCTGCATCGACTTTCAGGCCATCACCGACAAGCTCAAGGCGATGGACTATGACGGCTGGATCGTCGTCGAGGCAGAGCAGGATCCGGCGAAGGCGCCGCCCTTCGAGTATTCCAAGATCGGCTTTGACCACATCACCGAAATCTGCGGCCGCTCCGGCCTTGCAATCGAGAAGTAG